Proteins co-encoded in one Corylus avellana chromosome ca9, CavTom2PMs-1.0 genomic window:
- the LOC132162282 gene encoding uncharacterized protein LOC132162282: MEIFKQVKIDLPLLDAIKQVTSYAKFLKALCTQKRRGRNHLPKKVLFTEQVSSLFQHNTPLKFKDLGAPPISFIIGNREIEKALIDLDLPVPNLEKLIPVILGCPFLATANTCINCRTGVMEISFRNMKVRLNIFNAFQHPPDRNECFFLDIVEESIEDLLPCMLTKDPLEACLTHFGLDDFDTKQYINEVNTLLDTATNAGSPPLRAPRESLPLTSSTPHIPSLESPPTLEFKPLLDKLQYALLGSNDTLPIIIASDLQKYQESSLLMLALCPESQ; the protein is encoded by the exons ATGGAGATCTTCAAGCAAGTCAAGATCGACCTCCCTctccttgatgccatcaagcaaGTTACATCATATGCCAAATTTCTCAAGGCCTTGTGTACTCAGAAACGCAGAGGTAGGAATCATCTTCCCAAGAAAGTCCTTTTCACCGAGCAAGTGAGCTCACTCTTTCAGCACAACACCCCTTTGAAGTTCAAGGACCTTGGGGCTCCACCCATTTCCTTCATTATTGGAAACCGAGAGATTGAGAAAGCCCTCATCGACTTAGATCTA CCTGTTCCAAATCTAGAGAAGCtgattcctgtcatccttggttgtcctttcttagccacagcCAATACATGCATTAACTGTAGGACTGGGGTCATGGAGATTTCTTTTAGGAACATGAAGGTTAGATTGAatatcttcaatgccttccaacATCCACCTGATCGGAATGAGTGTTTCTTCTTGGACATCGTTGAAGAATCTATTGAAGACTTACTTCCCTGTATGTTGACAAAGGATCCGTTAGAAGCTTGCTTGACTCATTTTGGTTTAGATGACTTTGACACAAAACAATATATTAACGAGGTCAACACCTTACTCGATACTGCTACCAATGCAGGCTCACCACCATTGAGAGCACCGAGAGAGTCTTTGCCCTTGACTTCGAGCACTCCTCACATTCCTTCCCTTGAGTCTCCACCAACACTTGAATTCAAGCCACTTTTGGACAAGCTCCAATATGCCCTCTTAGGATCTAATGACACTCTCCCTATCATCATTGCTTCAGACTTACAAAAGTACCAAGAAAGTAGCTTGTTAATGTTGGCATTATGCCCtgaatcccaatga